The DNA sequence CCCCGGGAGGGCAGGAGGATTGCGATGTCCCCGAGGCGGAGCGGGGTGTGGCCACCGTCCTTGGACTCGTGTGTCCACTGCTCCCGGACGGCGGTCGCGATCACCCGTGCCACATCGGAGGCTTCGGTCCAGTGCCGCGTGATGTCGTCATTCGCGTCCGCGGGACAGTGATCGGGCAGCGCGGGCACGTCCTCGGTGCGGAACACGAAGGGACGGGGCCCGTGCGCGGGGTCGTACGGGGGCCGATCGGGACCCGGTTCCAGTTCCCGGTACTCGGGCTGCACGCCCTGCGCGGCGAGCATCACCTCCGAGAACACCGAGTTGACCCAGTCCAGCACCGCCCGCGAACACCGGAAGTTGGTGCTCAGGCGCTCGATCTCGACCCCGTCCATCTGCTGCGCCCGCAGGTAGGTGGAGATGTCCGCCCGGCGGAAACGGTAGACGGACTGTTTGGGGTCACCGACGGTGAACAATCTCCCGGACACCGAGCCCGGTTCCGGGCTCGGTGCCGACCCACCAGTGGACCCCGCGCCCCGTCGGCCGTCCTCGGCGGTGAGGAGGGTGGCGAGGTCGAGCTGGATGGGGTCGGTGTCCTGGAACTCGTCGATGAGGATGCGCGTGTAACGGGCCCTGACCCGGTCCCGCACCTCGGGGTCCTGCAGCAGCTCACGCGCCAGGACGAGTTGGTCGTGGAACTGCAACGTGCCGCGCCTGCGCCGGTCCTCGGCGCGTCCGCGGATCACCGGGATGAGGGCGTCCAGGACGATCGCGATGCGGGGGCGCCAGTGGGCGGACAGGACCTCGGTGCAGATAGAGGGCAGTCGCTTGATCTCCTCCTTGATCTCCCTGACGGTGTCGGCGCCGCCCCAGTTGGGCCCCTTTCCCCCGCTTCCCGGACCGAGGGGCGTGGAGAGGAGTTCGACCCAGGTGGGAGACGCCGTCCGATCCGTGGCCGCCGACTGGAGGTCCGTCAGCCATTCCTCGTGCCTGGCGAGGGTCTGGTAGAGCTTGTCGGTCTCGTCCTGGCAGGACTCTCGCCATCCGATGATCGACCCGATCGCGGCGACGATCTCCGCGAGATCGGGGGTGGCGGGAAGCTCGGAACCGGGAGCCCCGCCGGAGTGGAGAGGACCACGCGGGAGTCGGTCCCAGTCGCGGTGCAGCGCCTCCACCATCTCGCGGAAAGCATGCGTGCCGACGCCGGCGTCGAGCATGTCGTCGACCGCCTGGGCCAGTATGCCGGAGCGCGACCCGTCCCGGTCTCCGCCGAACAGGACGCTCGCGCATTCCTGCCACATCGCTTCCACGGCCGTGGCCTCGGCGGTGTCCTGCTGGGCGGTCACCTTCGGCGGTGTCCCGGCCTCGAGCGGATTCTCCGAGAGCAGCCGCAGTGCGAACGAGTGCAGGGTCCCGATGGCCGCGGTGTCGAGCCCGGCGAGCGCGGCGTCCGCGCGGGGGTCTCCCCCCTCCCGTCGGTCGACCAGGTGGACCCGCAGCCGGTCACGCAGTTCGGCGGCCGCCTTCTCGGTGAAGGTGATCGCGGCGATCCTGTCCACGGGCACGCCGTCGGTGAGCAGGAGGGTGCTGAGCCGACCGACCAGGGCGTGGGTCTTGCCGGTGCCCGCCCCGGCCTCGACGAAGAGGGTGGCGGTGGTGTCCCGTTCGACCCGGTCCCGGGCGGGTTGGTCGTGGAGCGCGCTCATGGGGTCGACTCCGTTCCGGTCCCGGCCGTGTCACCGGCGACGATGCCGACGAACGCGGGATGGGACGCGAGTGGCTCCCGCCGGGACAGTCGCTCCCACGTGCGGTCCAGATCCGCGCCTCCGAGCAGGTCGGCCAGGTCGCGGGAGGACCCGCGCCCGCCCTTGAGGGGGAACCATCCCCGCCGGATGGCGTCGACCAGGTGGCCGACGTCCGAGCGGACCCGGTCCATGACGGCATCCGAGATGGTGAGGGAGATCTGTTCGAAGCCCCCGCGTTCGGTGCAGTACCAGTAGCGGGCCTCGCTCACGGGCATGTGCCTGGCGGAGGCGGCGGCCGCCGCGTACAGGGGGAGCTGGAACCGGGTGCCGGCCACGGTGGGGTCGTCCTCGCCCGGGCGCAGTTCCACCCCGGGTGGCTTCCCGGTCTTGTAGTCGGTCACGCGCTGCGCTCCATCCCGGACGTCGAGCCGGTCGATCGATCCGGCCAGGAGCAGGGTCTCCGGGCCGCGGGAGGTGATCACCTCGAGCGCGATCCCGGCCGACGGCTCTCCGGGGAGTCCGCGTCCGAATCCGAGCTCGGTGGCCGTGGGACGCCAGCCCGCGTCCGAATCAGCGCTGTCCTCCTCGAACCACCGGCCGAGCTCGGCGGCGAGGAGCATGCGTCGCCGGCGCCACAGGGGGGTGAGCAGCCCGGGAGCCGCGGCGACGGCCTTGTCGCACTCGTCGGACAGGGCGCGCATGAGCAGGTCACGATCCGGACCGACCCCCAGCGCGAGTCTCTCGCCCACGTATCTCTGCAGGATCGCGTGGACCAGGTCGCCGTAGTCGCGGAGGTCCATCTCGATGTCCGCCGCCGGGTCGTCGAGCACACGGACCCGGAGCACGGTGGCGAGGAAGAACAGGTAGGGGCTCTGGGCCCAGTCCTCCAGGCGGGTCGGCGACACGGGTGTGTCGAGAACCGTGACCAGCTCGTTCACGGACGAGACGTCTCCGGTGAACCGCGAGAACACACCGAGCCTCCGGTCCCGACGCATCTCGTGTGCCCGGATGAGCGGCTCCGGCGCGGTGGGTCCCGCCCGCCACCCGCGTGCCGCCAGTTCACGGAGGCGCAGCTCGGTGGGGGTGGCCGGATCGGGGCCCAGGAGGGGCGCGGGTGAGAGGACGCCGTCGACGAACGAGGGGACCGCGGTGACGGCGGGGCACCCCGCGACGGCCTCCTGCCACCGGGTGGCGTGGACCTGCTCGCCGGAGAGGCGCGAGAGCGTGGGCAGGAGCCACCGGGACGGGATGCGGTGTCCGCCACCCCGCATCGACCCGCGGGGGAACGAACACAGTCGTCGGTTCGCGCCCGCCGACAGGGCCAGTTGGAGGACCCGGTACCGCTCGTCGAGCAGTTCGGAGGCGGGTGGCTCGACCGCTCCCTCGGGCAGCAGCGGATCGGGTCGGTGCAGGACGGGTAACAGTCCCTCGGCCATGCCCACCACGCACACCGTGTCGAGGTCCCGGCCGACCGCGTCGTCGATCGGGCCCAGGCTCACGCCCGCCCCCTCCTCGCCGACCCGCTCGGTGATCGAGTCCAGCCGGGTGGACACGGCTCCGACGATCCGCTCGCGGGTGATCGCGGGCGAGAGGGTGTCGAGGTCGGCGAGAGATCCCACCGCGGCCTGCACCGCCGCGCGGTCGGGGGTCTGGCGGAAGAGGGAGGTGAGCAGGGTGTCCAGCGTCTCTCCGACCTCGGACCAGGTCCGTGCGGACTCGAGGGCGCCGAGGGTCGACCTGATCCTGTCGACCAGGTGTAGGAGCGCCGCGGCGGCCGCCCGGTCGGAGTCGGTGAACCCGTCCCCGGACTGATCACCACGGTCCGCGAGGTGGTCGGCCAGGCGGGTCCAGTCGCCCGCTCCGATGACCGGGACACGCATGCGGGTGAGCATCTCCAGCCTACGGGACGAGACCGCCGTGCCCCGGTCGTCGAGGAGTGCCACGGCCCCCTCGGCCACGATCGAGAGCAGGTCGGCGCGCGGCATGAGGTCCGGGTCGATCGCGAGCAGTCGGACGAGGGACCGGCCGGCGGTCGTGCGACCGAGATCGGTGGCGGAGGGCCCGTTGACGACGATCTCCGCCTCCGAGAACGCCCGGATCAGCAGTCGGAGATAGGGGTCCGGCGACGGGTAATAGACGCCGATCCGGTGCCCCGGGAGCCCGTCCGCCAGGCGTGAGCGGACGAACCGGACCACCGCCCGCACCTCGTCATCCGGGTCCGACGCGTGCAGGACATGGGTTCCCGTGACGGCGCCGTCGCCGTCGGGCTCCGCCGCGGAGGCCAGGTGGTCGGCTCCCGTCCCGGGAATCGGCGTGACCCCGCGAGAGTGCAGGGCGGCGCGCAGACGTCGCTCGGCCTCCGTCCCCCTCAAGGGGGCCGCGAGGACCACGCGGCCGAGACCGTCCAGCCTCTCGATCGCGCCCGAGACGGCCTCGAACTGCGTGTAGTAGGCGGAGCCGGTCATGGCACGGGCTTGCTCCGACAACCGGAGCACCTCGGAATGGAGCCGGTTCTCCGCGGCCACCGATCCTGCCTCCACGGTTCCCAGCCGCAGGCATGCGCGGGCCACCGCCTGGCCGGTGACCGGCTCGCCGGCCACCGCCCGGAGTTCGCCGGGGTCCGCGTCCAGGGCCTTCTCCACCGCCGCCTCCAGGAGGGGGAACGGCAGCGCGGCGCGGGGGGCCAGGGCCGGTGCGGACAGGTCGGCCACCACCTGGTCGGCGGTCCGCACGGCGACGCCCGCCGCCCCGCCGGACAGGGCCAACGCCCGGACCAGGTCCCGCGCGGCACCGAACGACGCGACGATGACGGTGATGCGACCGAGGGCGTCGAGCGCACGGAGTCGACGGATCTCGGCCACCACGGGGGAGTCAGCGACTCGAGAGTCGGCGGCGGGGGACTGGGGGCCGGTCACATCGCCATCGTGCCGCACGACTACGACAGGTCGGTTCACCCCGTGCCGATCACGCGGACCGCGGCCGCCGCCCACCGCGCGGGGTCCACCGCGATCCCCGGGTGGTCCTGACGGTGGGGGATCACCGCCTCGACCACACGGAAGGGCAGGTCCAGGACCGGGTCTCGGGGATCGAGGTCGGGGCGACACCCTGAGACGAGCTCCCGGTAGATCCCCCGCAGCTCGGAGCGGGCGGCGCGGAACTCGTCGAAGTCCTCCCCTGCCAACTCGGGGAGCACGTACAGCATCCCGATGTTCCAGCGCGAGGCGAGAAGCCCCTCGACGTCGATCGTCGCCAGTTCCAGGAGGACCTCCACCGGATCCCGGCACCCGTCGCGCAACTCCCGGGCCCTGTCCAGGGTGGGGCGCACCGTTGTGTCGAGGAGGGAGACGAGGATCGCGGCCTTGGTGGGGAAGTGCGTGTACAGCGAGGCCTGCCGCAACCCCACGGCGTCGGCGATGGCCCGGGTCGAGGTCGCCGTGTACCCGCGGGTGGTGAACAACTCCGCCGCCGCGTCCAGGATCTCCTCGGCCGGGGTGGCCCCGGGACGCCGCCGGTCCACGAGGCGGGGTCGTCCGGGTGAGGACACGGTGCTCCTCTCTGATGGAGACCCGGGATACGGGTCCTAGGGGGTGACGCTGCGATCCATCGTGACACGGAGGAACTCGAACCGGTGCGCCGTGGGATCGACGCTCCGGCGAGGGGGCACCGGCATCGAGGAGACCGCGGCCTGGACCCACGACCCGCGATCGGTCCGGGTGAAGTCGAGATCCACCCCGTGGGCGCGCGCGGCGAGGAGCGCGGCGACCGCGGCGGCGCGCCCGTTGCCCTCACGGAAGGGGTGGACGTAGTTGAACCGCGCGTACCAGTTGGCCAGTGCGATCGCGACCGTCGTCGCCCGGGCGGCGGTACCGGGCGCCGAGGCCAGGGCGTCGGCGATGAGATCCGCGGGGCTCTCGAGCGGCGCGGTCATCATGGCGACGCGGGCCGTGGGCGCGAACGCGGACCCCTGCTTGCTGAGGCCGACGATCCGCGGCAGACCGGCCCAGGCGTACACGTCGCAGAACAGCGCCGCGTGGACCCCGGACACCGTTTGGGGGGCGCGGGCGGGATCGCGGAGGAGACGTGCCCCCGCGGCGACGGCGAGCAGGGCCTCGGCGCGGCCGAGTGCCCGGGCCGAGGTGAGGCCGAGCGAGTTCTCCAGCACGGATGTCCCTCGGATGAGGTAAGGGGTGCGTCGGGCGAGGATCCGCGGCCGGGGACGCCGGGTGGCCTCCGGGGGGAACGCGTTTCGGACGTGGAGGCGGATCAGCCGCCCCGGGGCCGCGCCGTCGACGAGGTCGAGGATCTCGTCGTCGTCCTCCTCCGGTCTCCACCCCTCCAGTGCCGAGATCGCCAGCATCGCGGTGGTGGCCGGGTGGCGGGTCACCCCGACTCCCGGAGTTCGCCGGTGGACCGCAGGTAGTCGAGGGTGCGCTGCGCGCCCGCGATCTCGCGAGCGGTGGAGCGCAGTCCGGCGCGCTCGGCGGTGGTGAGCGCGGACAGGGGGACCCGGTCGCTCCCGGGGCCGTCGGACCGGGCACGGAGGCGGACCTCCCACCGCAACCGGGCGGCGAAGCGGGTGGCCGCGCGCAGGGCCTCCCAGCGGTCGTCGGGCAGGACCCGGGGGTCGGCGGCGAGTTCGAGGCGTGCGTCGGTCGAGGTGGCCGTCACCCCGGCCCGCAGCGCGGCCCACCGGGCGAGCTTCACGACCGGGGTGAGGACGCAGGCCTTGAGGTCGACGACCGGGTCCGACCGCAGGGCGCGGGTGAGCCGGGACGGCACCGACGCGCGGGTGGACAATGCGTCGGCGAGGATGTCCGTGAGGATCACCGGATGGTCGGCCACGGCCCGGACGGCGATACGTGGCAGGAGTCCAGGGTCGTCGTGGTCGTCCGTCAACGGCCGGGCGTCGGACAGCAGTCCGAGGTGGACGACCCCCAGGTCGCGGGCGGGGGCGTCGGCCCACCCGTCGGCGGCCCGCGTCCATCCGGCGACGCTCCTGATCAGACGGGGATCAGCGGCCGAGGCGGGGGAGGTCTCGGCGAACCACGGTTCGTGCGAGAGATCTGTGGAGGCGACAGCGCGGCGCACCGTTCGGTCGTCGGGTCGACCGGGGTCGCCGGGATCGACGACGACGGCGAGGGTTTCCAGGTCACTCCCCGGGACGGCCTCCCCGCGACCCACCGATCCGGTGACCCAGACGGCAGGGGACACCGACGGACCCAGTCGCGCGGTGAGCTCGCGCCGCACCGCATCGGACCAGGCTCTCGCGCGCTCGTCTCGGGGGTCACGAGGGGTCGGCATGGGGGCATTCGATCATGCGGTCGGGCCGCCCGGCGAGGGGTGGGCGAAGGCGTGAGGGCCTGTTAATCGGATCGAAACACCGGGCAACCCGGGGGTCACACGCGATGGGAAAACTATCGGCAGACAGGAAATGGTCCCGGCGCAGCTCGGACCCCACCCCGAGAGGAGCCCCGGACATGAGCGATCCCTCCGGCCTCACCACCCCGGTCCCCACTGGTCGGAGCGACGCGTCCACCTCGGCTGCCGCACGTCGGGGCGACCACGACGACCTCGCCGACCTCGGTTACGACCAGCAGCTCCACCGCAGCCTCGGCACCTTCGCGTCGTTCGCGGCCGGGTTCTCTTTCGTCTCGATCCTCACCA is a window from the Dietzia sp. JS16-p6b genome containing:
- a CDS encoding PD-(D/E)XK nuclease family protein codes for the protein MTGPQSPAADSRVADSPVVAEIRRLRALDALGRITVIVASFGAARDLVRALALSGGAAGVAVRTADQVVADLSAPALAPRAALPFPLLEAAVEKALDADPGELRAVAGEPVTGQAVARACLRLGTVEAGSVAAENRLHSEVLRLSEQARAMTGSAYYTQFEAVSGAIERLDGLGRVVLAAPLRGTEAERRLRAALHSRGVTPIPGTGADHLASAAEPDGDGAVTGTHVLHASDPDDEVRAVVRFVRSRLADGLPGHRIGVYYPSPDPYLRLLIRAFSEAEIVVNGPSATDLGRTTAGRSLVRLLAIDPDLMPRADLLSIVAEGAVALLDDRGTAVSSRRLEMLTRMRVPVIGAGDWTRLADHLADRGDQSGDGFTDSDRAAAAALLHLVDRIRSTLGALESARTWSEVGETLDTLLTSLFRQTPDRAAVQAAVGSLADLDTLSPAITRERIVGAVSTRLDSITERVGEEGAGVSLGPIDDAVGRDLDTVCVVGMAEGLLPVLHRPDPLLPEGAVEPPASELLDERYRVLQLALSAGANRRLCSFPRGSMRGGGHRIPSRWLLPTLSRLSGEQVHATRWQEAVAGCPAVTAVPSFVDGVLSPAPLLGPDPATPTELRLRELAARGWRAGPTAPEPLIRAHEMRRDRRLGVFSRFTGDVSSVNELVTVLDTPVSPTRLEDWAQSPYLFFLATVLRVRVLDDPAADIEMDLRDYGDLVHAILQRYVGERLALGVGPDRDLLMRALSDECDKAVAAAPGLLTPLWRRRRMLLAAELGRWFEEDSADSDAGWRPTATELGFGRGLPGEPSAGIALEVITSRGPETLLLAGSIDRLDVRDGAQRVTDYKTGKPPGVELRPGEDDPTVAGTRFQLPLYAAAAASARHMPVSEARYWYCTERGGFEQISLTISDAVMDRVRSDVGHLVDAIRRGWFPLKGGRGSSRDLADLLGGADLDRTWERLSRREPLASHPAFVGIVAGDTAGTGTESTP
- a CDS encoding TetR/AcrR family transcriptional regulator; its protein translation is MSSPGRPRLVDRRRPGATPAEEILDAAAELFTTRGYTATSTRAIADAVGLRQASLYTHFPTKAAILVSLLDTTVRPTLDRARELRDGCRDPVEVLLELATIDVEGLLASRWNIGMLYVLPELAGEDFDEFRAARSELRGIYRELVSGCRPDLDPRDPVLDLPFRVVEAVIPHRQDHPGIAVDPARWAAAAVRVIGTG
- a CDS encoding Fic family protein; translated protein: MTRHPATTAMLAISALEGWRPEEDDDEILDLVDGAAPGRLIRLHVRNAFPPEATRRPRPRILARRTPYLIRGTSVLENSLGLTSARALGRAEALLAVAAGARLLRDPARAPQTVSGVHAALFCDVYAWAGLPRIVGLSKQGSAFAPTARVAMMTAPLESPADLIADALASAPGTAARATTVAIALANWYARFNYVHPFREGNGRAAAVAALLAARAHGVDLDFTRTDRGSWVQAAVSSMPVPPRRSVDPTAHRFEFLRVTMDRSVTP
- a CDS encoding putative nucleotidyltransferase substrate binding domain-containing protein; its protein translation is MPTPRDPRDERARAWSDAVRRELTARLGPSVSPAVWVTGSVGRGEAVPGSDLETLAVVVDPGDPGRPDDRTVRRAVASTDLSHEPWFAETSPASAADPRLIRSVAGWTRAADGWADAPARDLGVVHLGLLSDARPLTDDHDDPGLLPRIAVRAVADHPVILTDILADALSTRASVPSRLTRALRSDPVVDLKACVLTPVVKLARWAALRAGVTATSTDARLELAADPRVLPDDRWEALRAATRFAARLRWEVRLRARSDGPGSDRVPLSALTTAERAGLRSTAREIAGAQRTLDYLRSTGELRESG